The stretch of DNA GAGCATATCTTCTAAATGGTTACCAGAAATGACACGTTTAAAGCCATAAAGATAACATTTCAACCAAACAATATAATAAGATATTTTCGTGTTTTGCCATTTCTATCATCACCCATTGTGTtcctaaaatgttttatgaaacAGGTTGATTACATGGAAGCTGCTACTCCGGTGAGTAATGAGTATTATCTACGGGCTCCAGAAGGATCAATGTATGGAGCAGAACAGAACTGCAGCCGATACCAGTGTGACATTATCACCCGGACGCGGGCAGAGACCGCCGTTCCTGGCCTGTACCTGACAGGTATGCCTAATGGGACCGGTCCATGATATGACTTCACACGGAGATAGGCCAAATACAATAAAGTATCCAAAAGATCTGCATGTAAAGATTCACGATTAGATTAATAGGGGCAGCATCACTCCTTTCAGATGGAAGAGTGGATCCAAGCAGCAGATCTACAAGAAACTAGATGAACACAAGTCAAGGATgctgtgtgcatgaatgtgcgTAGGTGTATGCATTCAAAAGCACTTAGATAGAAGCAACATCTCTACTGATCGTAACAGTCATCCCCAAGAGTGACACTGATAGGTCATGGAGGCAGTTATAGGGCTATAGCTGCCATCTGATTGGGGTAGTAACCGGACCGCACTTACACGTTACTGATAACGGTAACGAGGCTTTATCTGCCATAACAAGACGGCACATGACGCTATGAGGTCAACGGCAGAACTGGATCTGTCATCGTGTAATGCATTTCGTGTTTCTCTTGTGCAGGACAAGACGTGTTCAGCAGCGGCATCGCGGGGGCCGTGCATGGAGGGCTCATCTGCGCCTGCGCCGTTCTCAATCAGATCCTCTATCTGGATATACTGATGCTTAAGAAGAGAATGAAACTTGGCAAGAGGCAGAAGAGATGGAAGTGACGTAAACACATCACGAGACGTATCATGGACGTTTATTTCTGATCAGACTCAAACATTTGGACAGAAACACGTTTTCACAAATGGAACCACAGAAATATCTTAAGCCTCGTTTCTGTGTATTtgacaaaattatttaaatatatagctAAAAAATTCAAGTTAAGATTGTTCCCTATATACCTGGCACACACACCTTCTTCTCGTCTGCTCCTCATCGTTATCTCTCCAGACAACTTCATTTCTTTCTTAGCTGGCCTGGTCATTGCATCTCCGCCGTTTGCTCCTCTCCTATTACTCCCTGTAATCCATCCCTATAGCATCTCCTATTCTTCCCTATCACCTCATATGGAGTCTCTGTAATTCCCGATATCTCCTCCTATATAACCTTCTAACGCTTGATGCAATCTCTACTGGTGCCGCGTATGGTCCATCCGCCAGATCCACGCATCTTCTGCCACAGTATGGCTGTCCTCCTACACCCTACACACCTCCAGCGCGTGAGCACAAAGCAGTTCAGACAAAGTCCAATGTCCTTCTCTCAGCTCTGATCGCCCCATAACGATGACGATGGGGAGACGGGTATAACACTGCTGTAGGGTGGCGGACACGATGTACTTGGGGGATACAGAAAAGGTTTGGCTGTGACCTGGAGGTACAAAGAGATGGGAAAAATGAGTCAACCTAAATCCAACTGATATTGGACTAAAACTCCCACCATGGCAGAGTTTCTGATGCCTGTTATggaagcatacctcccaagtgcccTGAAAGGAGAGTCACTCTTTTGGGAACTAATATCCGTCTtacctcctctgatgcccctcttgtCGAGGAGCTCAGaacgtttgctgggtatgagggtatcgcagggtacTCCGGTAGGGACCAGCTGAGAGTCCTACACAATTATTTGCAGCGGTCTATCAAGTGATCAGTAAGCCTAGAGGATTCTGGGACTTGTAGTTTATATGCTGCTGTAATGCTATGTGGGAGGGACTACATTTTGACCCAATTTTGGCCATTTTGATCCATACCACACCCTGACTCACCTGCCTGCACCATCAATTcatgtaattatatatgtgtgtgtttataaactcattcaataataataataatacataaacacaaaatgtgttCATTTATGTTATGTAATAACACACAATGTTCCAACACCCTTTCAGGGCTGGGTAAAAGTTTGAGTCTTGGATTACCCCATTATTATATCCCCCTTATGGATATTTTTGAATATCTgctgaatattaattaattattgtattaattgtttaattatttcatgGTAAACGATACATATGTTAATCGCCAACCAATAAACCTTGATATAAGTCtacaagatgaaaatgaaattaaaaaccaAGACCATCATTTCAGGTAAATATTTGAATGGCAccgatatatttaaaaataatataattaccaGCTAATATACATACCTCACTATATGGAGGGGGTGGTCCCATGTCTGTCAGGGGGGTCTCTCTTGGTGACGGGGGTCTAGATGGAGACCGCGAACAGCAGCCTTTATTGCAAATCCCACATAGGCAAAGCACAGAGAATATTATCAGCATGCAGATAAAGAGGGGCCTGGAGAGAGAACGTGTGCAGAGACGGGTAGGTATACAACGTGTtctgataaataatatatacagtaagctcattatttttttaagggtcGGTCGTGCCTcggttttctctttttttctgttccatGCACTATTTTCTGGCAAGCGTAGCGACATCTTGCACAgcgttttattatatatatataatgtgtgttattatatatatatataaatatacatttatttatataccggtgtatatatatttatatatgcttATACACCAgtgttaaaggggaagtcccaaaaaaaaaaagtgctacttCAAACATAAACCCCACCGCTGTATATGgaaataacccccagtgctgtttGTAATAATCACCCCCAGTTATGTCCATCGGCATGGACAAAAACCTGctcttatttcattttgttccaataaactccctctATCCGccgacctggaggccgccattgttgtcagtcacgtgatatttttggtgacttccccacaccgagctgatgctttatggcaatgctaatgaagtctggtgctccatagactttcattagtgttTCTACTGTTGACTAGTAGATAAACGGAGCTAGAATAAATCCAAATGGGGAACATGCGAAAACCCGAACACAGCGCAATACTTTTGAAACCGTATAATAATACTATGATATATTTGGGGCGGGAGTTCATCCTAATGCTTGAGAAGGGGTTTAGTAAATACTTTGTGCTACGTACCCATACCAGCTGTAATCTAGGTAGATCTTTGTTTGTGGTTCACAGCAAGAAGAGCCATTTAGACACCTGAAAATTTAGAGATATTACCCAGAGCCGTAGGAGGAGTTATATGgcgtaataggaggagttatagggaggggttatatggggtaataggaggagttatacggacggttatatggagtaatgggaggagttatagggaggagttatatggagtaataggaggggttatagggaggagttatatggagtaataggaggagttatagggaggggtatatggagtaataagaggagttatagggaggggttatatggagtaataggaggagttatagggaggggttatatggagtaataggaggggttgtAGAAAGAGGATATAT from Spea bombifrons isolate aSpeBom1 chromosome 13, aSpeBom1.2.pri, whole genome shotgun sequence encodes:
- the TMEM92 gene encoding transmembrane protein 92, with translation MVVGSVHRTVYTNLLSGCLLPLSAAVSRCSVTECLNGSSCCEPQTKIYLDYSWYGPLFICMLIIFSVLCLCGICNKGCCSRSPSRPPSPRETPLTDMGPPPPYSEVTAKPFLYPPSTSCPPPYSSVIPVSPSSSLWGDQS